DNA sequence from the Ruminococcus albus 7 = DSM 20455 genome:
CTTTATAAGCTTGTGCGCCAGCAGATTTTCCAGTTTTTTCTTGTCGTAGTGGAATGAATTCTTTATGGAGTATTCATCCTTTTCAAACTTGGCATTGAGCCACTTGCCGTGATCCTGACCGTTATAGTACTTGTTTATAAGTTCCTCTGTATTATCGACGTAGCCTATATCTTTCAGCGCGATATTCATCCCTGAGCCGTCCCTTTTGGTAATATAAACAGTTTCCGGGATGACGGACTTCTTTTTTAACTCTGCCAGAGCCTGTTTCTTGTCCATTCCGCCCACATCAACACCGCTTATGTAAGTGTTGTCGAGAAAGGTGTCCTCATAAGCTTTTCTGCCTATGATAAATACGCCGCCTGCCGTTACAAGACCTGTCAGCAGTATGCACGTGCAGATCAGGGCTGCCTTGGTCGCGGTCATCTTTTTCTTTTTCTTCTTTTTGACCTTTGCGGCCTGCTTTCTGACAGCGGATGTATTTGTGCTGCTTTTGCTGCCTGCGGACTTTGCAGTGCGACTGCCGCTGCGCTGTCTTTGTGCGGTACTGTTTCTGCTGCCTGATGAACTGCCTGTGCGCTTTTTACGCGGATATCTTTCTCTCGCGGCAGAGGCATAAACAGTATCGAAAGCATCCTCGCCGAAATCCGTCACGCCCCTTACAGGCTCGGGATCATCACCGAAATTTTCTGTCATGGACATATTCCTGGCGATCATTCTGGCAAGATCTTCTTTTCTCGTCTCCATAAAAAAGAAACTAACCTCCTAAATCTTAGAAACTCATTTACACTCTCCTCTGTACTTACGCGTACAGAAATCCATTTTTATTATACAACATTTTTTTATCTTTTTCAAGAACTTTTTGAAAGTTTTTTCAATAGTGATCCGGGTGATGCTGAGAAAACCAATGATTGTTGTATCGGGGAATTTAGTAACAAAACGCTATGTCGGATGATATCGTTACCAATTGTGCAAAATCTCTAATAATCGACATTGTTAGCCGATAGGCATTCTAATCGGCAAGTGATTGACAAGAGCAGTTTTTTAAGTTATAATTTATGATGCAGGAGTATGATAGAGTTAACGAAACGAGGGCGGCCGGGGGGCTGTCGAGGAAAGTAAAGGAGTAAAAATATGTCTATCTTCTTCAACATACTGGTCGCGATAGGCGGACTGGCGATGTTCATGTACGGTATGAAGACCCTTAGTTCGGGTCTTGAAAAATCTGCCGGCGGACTTATGGAAAAGATACTTGCAAAAGTATCGGGCAATATCTTCACAAGTATATTCTTCGGCGCTGTTGTGACTGCGGCGGTGCAGTCCTCGACTGCGACTACGGTAATAGTTATCGGTCTTGTTAATGCGGGACTTCTGAAACTCCGCGGCGCGGTGGGAATAATCATGGGTGCGAATATCGGCACGACCATGACAGCTCATATACTCAGACTTGCAAGTGTTGGTGAATCTGACAGTTTTCTGATAAACCTTGTAAACCCTGTAAATCTTTCAGCAATTCTGGCGATAGCGGGCATGGGTATAATAATGTTCTCGAAGAAGAACAAGAAAAAGACGGTCGGCGAGATACTGCTGGGTGTTGCGATACTGTTCACAGGTATAACCACCATGAAGAACTCTATCGGACCTCTTTTCAAGGATCCCGATACGGTTCAGAAGATATTCAGTCTGCTGAAGAACCCTGCGCTTGGTATACTGGTCGGTATAGTCGTAACTATCTGCACACAGTCCAGTGCGGCTGCGGTAGGTATACTACAGATAATCGCAAGCGGATCGGGCGGCGCAGTACTGTTTGCATCGGCATTTCCGATAATCATGGGTACAAACATAGGTACCTGCGCGACACCTCTGCTGTCGTCACTGAAATCTTCCAAAAACGCAAAAAGAGCGGCACTGCTGCACTTTTACTTCAATTCCATCGGTACTATACTGTTCCTGATAGTGATATACGCAGTTCAGTTCACTGTGGGCTGGTCATTCTGGAATGAAGGATTCGATGACGGTGACATAGCAAACTTCCATACACTGTTCAACGTTATCGTGACTGCGATATTCATACCCTTTGCAGGTGTACTTGAAAAGCTTGCCTGTATCACAGTTCGCGATAAGCCAGGCGAGGAAGAAGACGTATTCTCCAAGGAAGATCTGCTGGACGAAAGATTCCTTGTTACCCCGAATGTTGCTATCGCACAGACAAGGGAAGCGGTCGTTCAGATGGGTATATATGCCCGCAAGAACTTTGAATCTGCCTGCATGATGTTCGATAAGTATGACATGAGGGAGATAGAGAAGATCAACGAGCGTGAGGAACTGCTGGACAGGCTTGAAGACCGTGTGGGTCAGTACCTTATCAAGCTGAATGACTGTAAGCTCAACGAGGACGAGGGACGAATGGTAACTACCCTATTCCACCTGATAAGCGAGTTTGAACGTATCGGTGACTACTCGGTGAACCTCTGTGAAACAGCAAATGTGCTTTATGAGGAAGAAGCACACTTCTCTGAAAGGGCTAACTGGGAGCTCAGTGTAGTTCACGGCGCTATTTCCGAGATAATCGGTCTTGCAATCGAAGCAACAAAGACTATGGATATGAATGTACTGACTGAGATAGAACCTCTTGAAGAGGTGGTAGACCGCCTGGTGGAAGAACTCAAGGCGGTACATATCGACCGCTCAAAGAACGGTCAGTGTCCTATCGAAGTCGGAATACATTTCCTGGATATACTTACCAATGTGGAGAGGATATCCGATCACTGCTCAAATATAGCAATATATCTTATCTCGACAAAACAGCAGTATGAGACCCTTAAAAAGCACGAATATCTGGACGAACTGCACAAGCACGGTCCCGAGACCTACGAGAAAAAGCTCAAAGAGTACAGTGCAAAGTACTCACTTGAAACACTGGCTTAGGCTGAATAATAAAAACCGAATAAGTATCAAAGCAGGTATGCGGAATTCTGTGGCTGTACAGAGTGAGTGTGCCTGCTTTTTTGCGGATGAATGGCAGTCAGTATCAGAGAATAAATGCTCTGCTCAGACGTTTGTTTGTGATCAGCAGAGTAGTTGACGGCAAAGGTCGGAATGCCTGTAATTAACGAAAAATCTCTTGACATAACGCTCCTTACGATGTATAATAGTAAACGATTGTTCGCATATTATTTCTGTGTTTTTTCAGCAGGGAGGTTTGGTGTTCGTGGATAGATTCCAACTGGTTTCGGATTATAAGCTTTCCGGCGATCAGCCTGAAGCAGTGGATGCTCTGGTAAAGGGCGTAGAATCGGGTATGAAGGAGCAGACGCTTCTGGGCGTTACGGGCTCGGGCAAGACTTTTACTATGGCTAATGTTATCGAGCGGTTAAACCGTCCGACCCTTGTACTTGCTCATAACAAGATACTTGCGGCACAGCTTTGTTCGGAGTTCAAGGAGTTTTTCCCGAACAATGCGGTGGAGTATTTTGTAAGCTACTACGATTACTACCAGCCCGAAGCCTATGTTCCCAGTACAGATGTGTACATAGAAAAGGACAGTTCTATTAACGATGAGATAGATAAGCTGCGTCATTCTGCTACTACGGCTATAACCGAAAGGCGGGATGTTATAATAGTAGCCAGTGTTTCATGCATATACTCCCTTGGTGATCCGTCAGAGTATAAGTCCATGGTGGTAAGTATACGCAAGGGAGCTGAAAAATCACGTGATGAGCTTATTGCGGAGCTTGTGAAGATACAGTACGAGCGAAACGACATCAATTTTGTAAGAAATAAGTTCCGTGTAAGGGGCGACGTGGTTGAGATATTCCCTGCGGATTCCACGGATAAGGCGCTGAGAGTCGAGTTCTTCGGAGATGAGATCGACCGTATATGCGAGGTGAACGTGCTGACTGGGGAAGTGCTCTCAACGCTGAATCACGCTGCTGTTTTTCCTGCATCTCATTATATCGTCGGCCGCGAGAAAATGCTGGATGCTATCGACGAGATAAAGGAAGAACTTGCTGAACGTGTGAAATGCTTCGAGGACAGAGGTATGCTGATAGAAGCACAGCGTATACAGCAGAGGACGAATTACGATATGGAGATGCTGGAGGAGATAGGCTTCTGCAGCGGAATAGAAAACTATTCCCGCGTACTGGCAAGACGTTCAAAGGGTGCTGTACCTTTCACGCTGTTTGACTTCATGCCGGATGATTTTCTGCTTATGGTGGACGAATCTCACGTTTCACTGCCGCAGGTAAGGGGAATGTTCGCAGGGGACAGGGCGCGTAAGCAGACTCTGGTGGATTACGGTTTTCGTCTGCCCTCGGCACTGGATAACCGCCCTTTGCAGTTCGATGAATTTTACGAGCGCATAAATCAGGCTATATTTGTATCAGCTACCCCGGGACCCATAGAAAAAGAAAAGTCGCAGCAGATAGTGGAACAGGTGATAAGACCTACAGGACTTCTCGATCCGCTGATATCCGTAAGACCTACCGATGGTCAGATAGAGGATCTGCTTGGCGAGATAAACAAAAGGGTAGAGAAAGGTCAGCGTGTGCTTGTGACTACGCTCACAAAAAAGATGGCTGAAGATCTTACTGCCTATCTGAAGGGCTTTGATGTTAAGGTGCGGTATATGCACCATGATATTGATACCATTGAGCGTATGGAGATAATACGCGATCTTCGTCTGGGCGAGTTTGATGTGCTTGTTGGTATCAACCTTCTGAGAGAGGGTCTTGATCTGCCCGAGGTTTCACTTGTTGCGATACTCGATGCTGACAAGGAGGGCTTCCTGCGTTCGGAAAGTTCGCTTATCCAGACCATAGGCAGAGCGGCAAGAAACTCGGAAGGTATGGTAATAATGTATGCCGACAGCGTGACACGCTCGATGGAGAGTGCCATACGTGAGACTGAAAGACGACGTGCTATACAGGAAAAATATAATGAGGAACACGGCATAGTTCCCAAGACCATAGTCAAGGATATAAGAGATGTCATTGAGATATCCACAAAGGAAGAAGCGGAGTATTCCGCAAGACAGGCTGTGAAGCTTTCGAAGGCAGAACAGCAGAAGCTTATAGATAAGCTGACCCGCGAGATGAAAGAAGCTGCGAAGCTTCTTGAATTTGAGCACGCAGCATTCCTGCGTGACAGGATAGCTGAACTCAAAGGGGAGAAAAAGTGACCTGTGGATGGTTAGGAATGGATAAATATGAAAAGGGTTTTCTTTAAAGCACAAGGCGTATATAGTGACTATATTGATAGTTTCATTGATGACCTGAATGATAACGGCAACGCAGAAGTCTCATTCTGTGCTAGTATACAAGGTCTTTATTATGCTTTTATTGAGATGGATAACTGATATTAAACGGAGTTGATAAAATGCCCATTAACGAAATAATCATAAAGGGTGCGAGGGAGCATAACCTTAAAAATGTGGATCTTACGATCCCACGTGACAAGCTGATAGTTATGACGGGGCTTTCGGGATCGGGTAAGAGTTCGCTGGCTTTTGATACTATATATGCGGACGGTCAGAGAAGATATGTGGAATCACTGTCCTCTTATGCAAGAATGTTCCTGGGGCAGATGGACAAGCCCGATGTTGACAGTATTGAAGGGCTTTCCCCTGCGATATCCATAGATCAGAAGACTACATCGAAGAATCCGCGTTCAACTGTGGGCACTGTTACGGAGATATATGACTACCTGCGTCTTTTGTATGCGAGGATAGGTGTGCCACACTGCCCTGTTTGCGGACGAGAGATAAAACAGCAGACAGTCGATCAGATAGTCGATCAGCTGATGGCGCTGGAAGAGGGTACCAAGATACAGCTTCTCGCTCCCATAGTGCGTGGAAGAAAGGGTACTCACCAGAAGGAGTTCGAGCAGGCTAAGAAGTCCGGCTATGTACGCGTGAGGGTGGACGGCATAACCTATGATCTTTCGGAGAATATAGAGCTTGAAAAGAACAAGAAGCATACTATCGAGATAGTGGTTGACAGGCTTGTTATCAAGGAGAGCGTAAAATCGAGACTGACGGATAGTATCGAAACTGTGTCCGCGCTGACGGGCGGACTTGTGACGGCTGATGTTATCGGCGGCGAGGAAATGACGTTCTCGCAGAGCTATGCCTGCCCTGAACACGGAGTGTCCATAGGGGAGCTTGCACCCAGAATGTTCTCGTTCAACAATCCCTACGGTGCCTGTGAGAAGTGTACGGGTCTGGGAGTTTTCAAAAAGATAGATCCCGACCTGATAGTGCCGAACAAGAATCTATCCATATCCGAGGGCGCTATCAAGGCGAGCGGCTGGAACGTTTCTGACGATAGCTCAATAGCCAATATGTATTTCAGGGCGATATCCGATGAATACGGCGTGCCGCTGGATAAGCCCGTCAGCGAACTGACAGAGGAACAGCTCGACCTGTTCCTGTATGGTACAGGCGACCACAAACTTCATCTTTCACGCGGCAGCAAGTTCTACAAGGCGGAGTATGATTCAGCTTTTGAGGGAATAATCCCCAATCTGGAAAGACGTTATAAGGAATCGAACAGCGATTGGTCAAAGGCTGATATCGAATCGAATATGAGCGAGGAAGCCTGCCCTGCCTGCAAGGGCAGAAGACTTCGTTCCGAGAGCCTTAGCGTGACTGTGGGCGGACTGAATATTGCGGAGCTTTGCGATAAGTCTGTTGTGGCAGTTCTGGGATTTCTTGAAAGTGTTGATCTGACAGAACGCGAAAAACTCATAGGCGAGAGGATAATCAAGGAGATAAAGGACAGACTGGGATTCCTTGCCAGCGTGGGTCTTGAATACCTGACACTGTCCCGTTCTGCGGGTACGCTTTCTGGCGGCGAGAGCCAGAGAATAAGGCTTGCTACGCAGATAGGTTCGTCATTGGTGGGCGTGCTTTATATCCTTGATGAGCCGTCTATCGGTCTGCACCAGAGGGACAATGATAAGCTGATAGCTACGCTGAAACGTCTGCGCGACCTTGGCAACACGCTGATAGTGGTCGAGCATGACGAGGATACCATGTATGCCGCTGACCATATAGTCGATATAGGTCCGGGAGCAGGCATACACGGCGGTGAAGTCGTGGCGCAGGGTACGGTGGAAGATATCAAAGCCTGCGAACGCTCGATAACAGGGCAGTACCTCAGCGGAAGAAGAAAGATACCCGTACCGACAGAAAGGCGCAAGGGCAACGGTAAATTCCTGACAGTAAAGGGTGCTAGGCAGAACAATCTGAAAAATATAGACGTTAAGATACCGCTGGGAACTTTCACCTGTGTTACAGGTGTATCGGGCAGCGGAAAGAGTTCATTGGTGAACGAGATCATCAACAAATACCTTTCTGCAAAACTTAACCGCGCGAAAGTAAGGGCGGGAGAGTTCGATAAAATGGAGGGTGTATCCCATCTCGATAAAGTAATAAATATCAACCAATCCCCCATAGGCAGAACACCGAGATCGAACCCTGCGACCTATACAGGCGTTTTCACCGATATCCGTGAGCTTTTCGCCCAGACACAGGACGCGAAGATGAAAGGCTACAATTCGGGAAGATTTTCTTTCAACGTAAAGGGCGGACGATGCGAAGCCTGCGAGGGCGACGGCATAATCAAGATTGAGATGCACTTCCTGCCTGATGTGTACGTGCCCTGTGAGGTCTGCGGAGGAAAGCGGTATAACCGCGAAACTTTGGAAGTAAAATACAAGGGTAAGAGTATATACGATGTACTGGAAATGACAGTTGAGGAAGGTGTGCAGTTCTTCACGAATATGCCGAAAATACAGCGCAAATTGCAGACCCTTTACGAAGTAGGTCTGGGATATGTGAAGATAGGTCAGCCTGCGACAACGCTTTCGGGCGGTGAAGCACAGCGCGTGAAGCTTGCGACTGAGCTTGCAAAGCGTGCGACGGGACGCACCATATATATCCTTGATGAGCCGACAACAGGTCTGCATACGGCGGACGTTCACAAGCTGATAGAAGTTCTGCAAAGGCTTGCCGATGCGGGAAATACTGTGCTTGTGATAGAGCATAATCTCGATGTTATAAAGACAGCTGACCACATAATCGACCTGGGACCCGAGGGCGGTGACAAGGGCGGTACAGTGGTATGTACAGGCACACCCGAGGAGATAGCGGCTTGTGAGGAGAGCTATACTGGTCAATATCTTTCTAAATTCATAATTCACAATTCGTAATTCATAATTGTTGGCAGGGCAACGACGAAGTTGGATAAGAATGCCAAGGAGAAGAGCTTTTCGCTAAAGTTCCGATTTCGCGACAGCAAATCTGTGTCCCAAACAAACTACGCCGCGAATCAAAGCGCGCGGTCAAGCCTCGCGCTAGCAGGCTTGCGGGGAGCCACAGTCAGCAAGGCTGACTGTTAGGGGCAGAGCCCTCAATCACCAAGGAACAAAACTAAAATGCACAGCGAACTATAAAAGCAAAACAAACTACCGACCAAATAAAGGCGCGGGCAATACCAAAAAGTACGAGCGTATACGACCGTATGCACTCGTATTTTTTTGTGCGTGATTATTGTCCGCGCCCGAAATCGGACAGCGAAGCGAATCCGATTTCTCGCACCGTCAGGGGCGACCCGATACCGCAGGACTGTCGTTACCATTAGCTTGGTACGGCTATTTTTATATGACAAAAAGGGAGTTATGTGAAAATTTGGAGAAAATTTTATATAAGTATTGACAAAATGAGTGAAATGGTGTAAAATTACACCATAGAAGCAAAAAGATACTATTTGGGGGAGTTTTAATGATACTCAAAAAACTGCTTGCAATAATGACCGCGGCGGTGCTGGCTGTTTGTGCGGCGGGGTGCGGGAAAAATACTGAAAAAGCGCCAAAGCACTACATGGCGGCAGATTATGAACTCGATGACCCTGCACAGCTTGATGACTGGCAGATAAACGTGCTGAAATCAAAAGGTCTGCCGACGGATTACAATGAGCTTAAAATCGGTCAGCGGGATTCGATTTACCGCATGGGAATGATGCACCGCTATCTGGTGGATAAGTACGGCATTGAGTTTGAGTATGCGGGCTATTATCAA
Encoded proteins:
- the uvrA gene encoding excinuclease ABC subunit UvrA encodes the protein MPINEIIIKGAREHNLKNVDLTIPRDKLIVMTGLSGSGKSSLAFDTIYADGQRRYVESLSSYARMFLGQMDKPDVDSIEGLSPAISIDQKTTSKNPRSTVGTVTEIYDYLRLLYARIGVPHCPVCGREIKQQTVDQIVDQLMALEEGTKIQLLAPIVRGRKGTHQKEFEQAKKSGYVRVRVDGITYDLSENIELEKNKKHTIEIVVDRLVIKESVKSRLTDSIETVSALTGGLVTADVIGGEEMTFSQSYACPEHGVSIGELAPRMFSFNNPYGACEKCTGLGVFKKIDPDLIVPNKNLSISEGAIKASGWNVSDDSSIANMYFRAISDEYGVPLDKPVSELTEEQLDLFLYGTGDHKLHLSRGSKFYKAEYDSAFEGIIPNLERRYKESNSDWSKADIESNMSEEACPACKGRRLRSESLSVTVGGLNIAELCDKSVVAVLGFLESVDLTEREKLIGERIIKEIKDRLGFLASVGLEYLTLSRSAGTLSGGESQRIRLATQIGSSLVGVLYILDEPSIGLHQRDNDKLIATLKRLRDLGNTLIVVEHDEDTMYAADHIVDIGPGAGIHGGEVVAQGTVEDIKACERSITGQYLSGRRKIPVPTERRKGNGKFLTVKGARQNNLKNIDVKIPLGTFTCVTGVSGSGKSSLVNEIINKYLSAKLNRAKVRAGEFDKMEGVSHLDKVININQSPIGRTPRSNPATYTGVFTDIRELFAQTQDAKMKGYNSGRFSFNVKGGRCEACEGDGIIKIEMHFLPDVYVPCEVCGGKRYNRETLEVKYKGKSIYDVLEMTVEEGVQFFTNMPKIQRKLQTLYEVGLGYVKIGQPATTLSGGEAQRVKLATELAKRATGRTIYILDEPTTGLHTADVHKLIEVLQRLADAGNTVLVIEHNLDVIKTADHIIDLGPEGGDKGGTVVCTGTPEEIAACEESYTGQYLSKFIIHNS
- a CDS encoding Na/Pi cotransporter family protein, with translation MSIFFNILVAIGGLAMFMYGMKTLSSGLEKSAGGLMEKILAKVSGNIFTSIFFGAVVTAAVQSSTATTVIVIGLVNAGLLKLRGAVGIIMGANIGTTMTAHILRLASVGESDSFLINLVNPVNLSAILAIAGMGIIMFSKKNKKKTVGEILLGVAILFTGITTMKNSIGPLFKDPDTVQKIFSLLKNPALGILVGIVVTICTQSSAAAVGILQIIASGSGGAVLFASAFPIIMGTNIGTCATPLLSSLKSSKNAKRAALLHFYFNSIGTILFLIVIYAVQFTVGWSFWNEGFDDGDIANFHTLFNVIVTAIFIPFAGVLEKLACITVRDKPGEEEDVFSKEDLLDERFLVTPNVAIAQTREAVVQMGIYARKNFESACMMFDKYDMREIEKINEREELLDRLEDRVGQYLIKLNDCKLNEDEGRMVTTLFHLISEFERIGDYSVNLCETANVLYEEEAHFSERANWELSVVHGAISEIIGLAIEATKTMDMNVLTEIEPLEEVVDRLVEELKAVHIDRSKNGQCPIEVGIHFLDILTNVERISDHCSNIAIYLISTKQQYETLKKHEYLDELHKHGPETYEKKLKEYSAKYSLETLA
- the uvrB gene encoding excinuclease ABC subunit UvrB, with translation MDRFQLVSDYKLSGDQPEAVDALVKGVESGMKEQTLLGVTGSGKTFTMANVIERLNRPTLVLAHNKILAAQLCSEFKEFFPNNAVEYFVSYYDYYQPEAYVPSTDVYIEKDSSINDEIDKLRHSATTAITERRDVIIVASVSCIYSLGDPSEYKSMVVSIRKGAEKSRDELIAELVKIQYERNDINFVRNKFRVRGDVVEIFPADSTDKALRVEFFGDEIDRICEVNVLTGEVLSTLNHAAVFPASHYIVGREKMLDAIDEIKEELAERVKCFEDRGMLIEAQRIQQRTNYDMEMLEEIGFCSGIENYSRVLARRSKGAVPFTLFDFMPDDFLLMVDESHVSLPQVRGMFAGDRARKQTLVDYGFRLPSALDNRPLQFDEFYERINQAIFVSATPGPIEKEKSQQIVEQVIRPTGLLDPLISVRPTDGQIEDLLGEINKRVEKGQRVLVTTLTKKMAEDLTAYLKGFDVKVRYMHHDIDTIERMEIIRDLRLGEFDVLVGINLLREGLDLPEVSLVAILDADKEGFLRSESSLIQTIGRAARNSEGMVIMYADSVTRSMESAIRETERRRAIQEKYNEEHGIVPKTIVKDIRDVIEISTKEEAEYSARQAVKLSKAEQQKLIDKLTREMKEAAKLLEFEHAAFLRDRIAELKGEKK